The Streptomyces rubrogriseus genomic sequence GCTGCTGCGCCGTCACCCCGCTTCGACGGTCGCGCCGTTCTCCCTCCTGGTGCCGGTCTTCGGCATGTCCTCGGCCGCCCTCTTCCTCGGCGAGTCGGTGACCCCCCTGCGCTGGTGCGCGGCGGCCCTGCTGGTGGGCGGGGTGGCGCTGACGACACTCACCCCGGCACGCCGCAGCACCGTCCCCGCGGCGACGGCGACGGCGACGGCGACGGCGACTGTGACGGTGACTGCGGACGAGGGAGAGCCGGTGGCGGTGCCGGCCCTGCTCAGGCCGCGTCCGTGAGCAGCCGGGCGAGGTGCTCGCGGCCCGGTCCCAGCAGCTCGGGCAACGGGGCGGCCGACTCGTACCACCGCTTCTCGTACTCCCAGCACAGCCAGCCGTCCCAGCCGTGCCGGGACAGCACGTCCACCACCTCGGTGAGCGGCAGCACCCCGGCGCCCAGCGCCAGCGGCGTGGTGTCCTCGGCGGAGGCGATGTCCTTGACCTGGACGTAGCCGAGGTGCGGGGAGAGCGCCGCGTAGGTCTCGGAGGGCTGCTCGCCGCCCAGCCAGGTGTGCATCACGTCCCACAGGGCGCCGGCCCGCAGATGCCCGACCGGGCCGAGGACGCGCATCGCGTCGGCGCCGGTGCGGTGCGAGTCGTGGGTCTCCAGCAGGATGCTCACGCCGCGCTCGGCGGCGTACTCGGCGGCGGTGCCCAGTCGCCGGGCGGCCGTCTCGTCGGCCTCCTCGGCACTCTGCTCGGTGCCGCCGCCGGGGAAGACCCGGACGTAGGGGGCGCCCAGGTCGCGGGCGAGGTCGAGCAGGCCGCGGATCTCGGCGAGGACCGGTTCGTCGTCGCCGGGCGCGGCGACCCGCGCGTACCCGGCCACGCCGAGCGGTTCGACGCCGGCCGCCCTGAACTCAGCCGCCACCGCGGCCCGTTCGTCCGGGCACAGGCCCGGATGGACCGGTTCCTCCGGGTGGGCGCGCAACTCGACACCGTGGTAGCCGTGCGCGGTCGCGAGCCCCAGCACGTCGGCCAGGGGCAGTCCGGGAACACCGAGAGTGGAGAACGCCAGCTTCATGCCCACGGAGCGTACCCGCGATCACCGGCCCGCATGTCGACGCAGGCCGGGACTCTTAGCCCGTCCGGCGCTTGAGGACGAGGCCGTCCAGGCCGAAGCGGGGGTCTGGGGGCGGCAGCCCCGGCAACGCCCACACCGACGCGGGCCCACCGCGAAACCAACGGTCCGTTCAAGACCGCGGCCCTCCGGAGGACCCCCGTACCATCAACTCCCCCCGCACCGTCGCGATCCCGCCCACCGGCGCGTCCTCCCGCCCCATCGCGACCCGCCCCGCCCGCGCCCCCGCCTCCGCCAGCGGCAGCCGGACCGTCGTCAGCGCGGGCACCGCGTCGATGCTGAACGGCAGGTCGTCGAAGCCGGCCACGGACACGTCGTCCGGGATCCGCAGCCCCGAGTCGCGCAGCGCCGCGCAGGCGCCCAGCGCGACGGTGTCGTTCGCGGCGACGACCGCGGTCAGCGTCGGGTCCCTGCGCAGCAGTTCCAGCGTCGCCTCGTAACCGGCCTCCCGGTCGTAGCGGCCGTGGACGGTCCAGCGGGGGTCCTCCTCGATGCCGTGCGCGGCGAGCGCGGTGCGGTGGCCCTCCAGCCGGTGCCGCGTCGTGGTCCGTTCCTCCGGGCCCGCGATGTAGCCGAGCCGCCGGTGCCCCAGCCCGATCAGGTGCTCGGTCAGCTCCCGCCCGCCCCCGCGGTTGTCGAAGGTGAGCGCGATCGCCCCGGTGTCCGGCGCCGGCGGCCGTCCGCACAGCACCACCCGCGTCCCGGCCTCGACCAGCCTGCGCAGCTTCGCCGCCACGGCCGCCTGGTGGGCCTCGTCCTCCATCGCGCCGCCGGTCAGCACGACCGCCGCCGCCCGCTGGCGCTGGAGCAGCGTGAGGTAGGTCAGCTCGCGCTCCGGGGTGCCGCCGGTGTTGCAGACCACGGCGAGTCTCTCGCCGCCCGCTCTGCCGCCGGGTCCGCCGATCTCGGACTGGACGGCGCCGGCCATGATGCCGAAGAACGGGTCGGCGATGTCGTTGACGAGGATGCCCACCAGGTCGGACGTGGCCGCCGCCAGCGCGCTCGCCGGGCCGTTGAGCACGTAGTCCAGCTCGTCGACGGCCTTGAGCACCCGCTCCCGGGTGGAGGCGGCCACCGGATAGTTGCCGTTCAGCACGCGCGACACCGTCGCGGGGGAGACCTGGGCGCGGGCCGCCACGTCCGCCAGTGTCACCGTCATGTCCTCGTCCTCCGCATCGCGGGTGTGCCGAACGCCGTCCCGGGTGACCTTACGGCCACCGCCCGCCGACGTTCGCCCCCTCGAACAACTCGCCCCGGCCGCGGTCTTGTCCAGACCACCGGTCACAGGCTAGCTTCGTTCTACATAGAAAGCGCTTGCTGTACGGCTCGAGCTCGATCCGCGGCTTGCGGCATGGCTCGTACGAAGGGAATGACGTGACACGCAAGACGGTGCGTATCGCCATGAACGGTGTGACCGGACGCATGGGCTACCGCCAGCACCTCGTCCGCTCCATCCTGGCCCTGCGCGAACAGGGCGGCCTCGACCTCGGCGACGGCACCGTGCTGTGGCCGGAGCCGGTCCTGGTCGGCCGCCGCGAGCACGCGCTGCGGGCGCTGGCCGAACGCCACGGACTCGACCACATCTCCACGGACCTCGACGCGGTCCTCGCCGACGACGGCATCGACATCTACTTCGACGCCCAGGTGACCTCGGCCCGCGAGGAGGCGATCAAGAAGGCGATCGCCGCGGGCAAGCACGTCTACACCGAGAAGCCCACCGCCACCGGCCTGGACGGCGCCCTGGAACTCGCCCGCCTCGCCCGGGCCAAGGGCATCAAGCACGGCGTCGTCCAGGACAAGCTCTTCCTGCCCGGCCTGCTCAAGCTCAAGCGCCTCATCGACGGCGGCTTCTTCGGCCGGATCCTGTCCGTGCGCGGCGAGTTCGGCTACTGGGTCTTCGAGGGCGACTGGCAGGAGGCGCAGCGCCCGTCCTGGAACTACCGCAGCGAGGACGGCGGCGGCATCGTCGTCGACATGTTCCCGCACTGGGAGTACGTGCTGCACGAGCTGTTCGGCCGCGTGAGGTCCGTCCAGGCCCTCACCGCCACCCACATCCCCGAGCGCTGGGACGAGAAGGGCAAGCCCTACGACGCCACCGCCGACGACGCCGCCTACGGCGTCTTCGAACTGGACGGCGGCGCGATCGCGCAGATCAACTCGTCCTGGGCGGTTCGCGTCAACCGCGACGAACTGGTCGAGTTCCAGGTCGACGGCACCGAGGGCTCGGCCGTCGCGGGACTGCGGGGCTGCCGCGTCCAGCACCGCTCCGCCACCCCCAAGCCGGTGTGGAACCCGGACATCCCCGCCACCGAGGTCTTCCGCGACCAGTGGCAGGAGGTCCCGG encodes the following:
- a CDS encoding Gfo/Idh/MocA family protein; translated protein: MTRKTVRIAMNGVTGRMGYRQHLVRSILALREQGGLDLGDGTVLWPEPVLVGRREHALRALAERHGLDHISTDLDAVLADDGIDIYFDAQVTSAREEAIKKAIAAGKHVYTEKPTATGLDGALELARLARAKGIKHGVVQDKLFLPGLLKLKRLIDGGFFGRILSVRGEFGYWVFEGDWQEAQRPSWNYRSEDGGGIVVDMFPHWEYVLHELFGRVRSVQALTATHIPERWDEKGKPYDATADDAAYGVFELDGGAIAQINSSWAVRVNRDELVEFQVDGTEGSAVAGLRGCRVQHRSATPKPVWNPDIPATEVFRDQWQEVPDNGEFDNGFKAQWELFLKHVYADAPYQWDLLAGARGVQLAELGLRSSAEGRRLDVPEIAL
- a CDS encoding LacI family DNA-binding transcriptional regulator, producing the protein MTVTLADVAARAQVSPATVSRVLNGNYPVAASTRERVLKAVDELDYVLNGPASALAAATSDLVGILVNDIADPFFGIMAGAVQSEIGGPGGRAGGERLAVVCNTGGTPERELTYLTLLQRQRAAAVVLTGGAMEDEAHQAAVAAKLRRLVEAGTRVVLCGRPPAPDTGAIALTFDNRGGGRELTEHLIGLGHRRLGYIAGPEERTTTRHRLEGHRTALAAHGIEEDPRWTVHGRYDREAGYEATLELLRRDPTLTAVVAANDTVALGACAALRDSGLRIPDDVSVAGFDDLPFSIDAVPALTTVRLPLAEAGARAGRVAMGREDAPVGGIATVRGELMVRGSSGGPRS
- a CDS encoding sugar phosphate isomerase/epimerase family protein; its protein translation is MKLAFSTLGVPGLPLADVLGLATAHGYHGVELRAHPEEPVHPGLCPDERAAVAAEFRAAGVEPLGVAGYARVAAPGDDEPVLAEIRGLLDLARDLGAPYVRVFPGGGTEQSAEEADETAARRLGTAAEYAAERGVSILLETHDSHRTGADAMRVLGPVGHLRAGALWDVMHTWLGGEQPSETYAALSPHLGYVQVKDIASAEDTTPLALGAGVLPLTEVVDVLSRHGWDGWLCWEYEKRWYESAAPLPELLGPGREHLARLLTDAA